The following coding sequences are from one Burkholderia stabilis window:
- a CDS encoding nucleoside hydrolase, translated as MTHPIASRRTFLKLSAALAGTALLPESGAFAAGGDAARRTVIIDTDPGQDDAIAILFALGAQDRLDVRALTAVAGNVPLDLTERNARIIRDWAGRTKTLPVYAGCPRPLVRELVTAANVHGKTGLEGVELHEPRAPLAAGHAVSYLVDTLSRAAPNSVTLCALGPLTNIATALVEAPQIRGALREIVLMGGAFFERGNITPAAEFNIYVDPQAADVVFGSGVPIVVLPRDVAVKAPITPARVAPFRALGNRCGAIVADIMTAELAYNKKRRGVEDAPMYDPTAVGYLVDPTLFGGRKVNVVVETTGQWTLGETIVDWNGRSGRAANATWINEVDADRFYATLVERIAKLP; from the coding sequence ATGACCCATCCGATCGCATCCCGCCGCACCTTCCTGAAGCTGTCCGCCGCGCTGGCCGGCACCGCGCTGTTGCCGGAAAGCGGCGCATTCGCGGCCGGCGGCGACGCCGCGCGCCGCACGGTCATCATCGACACCGACCCCGGCCAGGACGACGCCATCGCGATCCTGTTCGCGCTCGGCGCGCAGGACCGGCTCGACGTGCGCGCGCTGACCGCGGTTGCGGGCAACGTGCCGCTCGACCTCACCGAACGCAATGCGCGGATCATCCGCGACTGGGCCGGCCGCACGAAGACGCTGCCCGTCTACGCAGGCTGCCCGCGTCCGCTCGTGCGCGAACTCGTGACGGCCGCGAACGTGCACGGCAAGACGGGGCTCGAAGGCGTCGAGTTGCACGAGCCGCGTGCGCCGCTCGCTGCCGGGCACGCGGTGTCGTACCTCGTCGATACGTTGAGTCGCGCAGCGCCGAACAGCGTGACGCTGTGCGCGCTCGGCCCGCTGACGAACATCGCGACCGCGCTGGTCGAAGCGCCGCAGATTCGCGGCGCGCTGCGCGAAATCGTGCTGATGGGCGGCGCGTTTTTCGAGCGCGGCAACATCACGCCGGCCGCCGAGTTCAACATCTACGTCGATCCGCAGGCGGCCGACGTGGTGTTCGGCAGCGGCGTGCCGATCGTCGTGCTGCCGCGCGACGTCGCGGTGAAGGCGCCGATCACCCCGGCGCGCGTGGCGCCGTTCCGTGCGCTCGGCAATCGCTGCGGCGCGATCGTCGCGGACATCATGACGGCCGAGCTCGCGTACAACAAGAAGCGGCGAGGTGTAGAGGACGCACCGATGTACGACCCGACGGCGGTCGGTTATCTCGTCGATCCGACGCTGTTCGGCGGGCGCAAGGTGAACGTGGTGGTCGAGACGACCGGGCAGTGGACGCTCGGCGAAACGATCGTCGACTGGAACGGGCGCAGCGGCCGCGCGGCGAACGCGACGTGGATCAACGAGGTCGACGCGGACCGCTTTTACGCGACGCTCGTCGAGCGCATCGCGAAGCTGCCCTGA
- a CDS encoding porin, producing the protein MKTLYKLAPLAMLGAFATHACAQSSVTLYGLISAGVGFATNQGGKNAWQALSGTNQNPRWGLKGKEDLGQGLSAIFQLENGFNVMTGTAAQNGREFGRMAYVGLADRTYGSLTFGRQYDAIHDYIGPVIIASNGVNIGDNDNGYNDIRVQNSVKYVSPVYYGLKFTALYGFSNATGFANNSAYSFGLGYERGPLRWSVVYAQYNHPYSSTNQDGAIANDYASPLLIFSKSATSPAVYASRQRITGTGGFYTIGRAQFAAMFTDVRYDYLDNSHLHLQNLGVNVVYTMTPQLFLGAAYAFTNGKYDVIDKRPRWHQVNLQADYYLSKRTDVALTVIAQQAAGDADHAQIFAYARSTNTRQMMATLGVRHVF; encoded by the coding sequence ATGAAAACTCTCTACAAGCTCGCCCCGCTCGCGATGCTCGGCGCCTTCGCGACCCATGCCTGCGCGCAAAGCAGCGTGACGCTGTACGGTCTCATCTCGGCCGGCGTCGGGTTCGCGACCAACCAGGGCGGCAAGAACGCCTGGCAGGCGCTGTCCGGCACGAACCAGAACCCGCGCTGGGGGCTGAAGGGCAAGGAGGATCTCGGGCAGGGGCTGTCCGCGATCTTCCAGCTCGAGAACGGCTTCAACGTGATGACGGGCACGGCCGCTCAGAACGGCCGCGAGTTCGGGCGCATGGCCTACGTCGGCCTTGCCGACCGCACCTACGGCTCGCTGACGTTCGGCCGCCAGTACGATGCGATCCACGACTACATCGGGCCCGTGATCATCGCGAGCAACGGCGTGAACATCGGCGACAACGACAACGGCTACAACGACATCCGCGTGCAGAACTCGGTGAAGTACGTGAGCCCCGTCTACTACGGCCTGAAATTCACCGCGCTGTACGGCTTCAGCAACGCGACGGGCTTCGCGAACAACAGCGCGTACAGCTTCGGGCTCGGCTACGAGCGCGGCCCGCTGCGCTGGAGCGTGGTCTATGCGCAGTACAACCATCCGTACAGCAGCACGAACCAGGACGGCGCGATCGCGAACGACTATGCGTCGCCGCTGCTGATCTTCAGCAAGAGCGCGACGTCGCCGGCGGTGTACGCGAGCCGGCAGCGGATCACGGGCACCGGCGGCTTCTATACGATCGGCCGCGCGCAGTTCGCGGCGATGTTTACCGACGTGCGCTACGATTACCTCGACAATTCGCACCTGCATTTGCAGAACCTCGGCGTGAACGTCGTCTACACGATGACGCCGCAGCTCTTTCTCGGCGCCGCGTATGCGTTCACGAACGGCAAGTACGACGTGATCGACAAGCGCCCGCGATGGCACCAGGTGAACCTGCAGGCCGATTACTACCTGTCGAAACGCACCGACGTCGCGCTGACGGTGATCGCGCAACAGGCGGCCGGCGACGCGGACCACGCGCAGATCTTCGCGTACGCGCGCTCGACCAACACGCGCCAGATGATGGCGACGCTCGGCGTCCGGCACGTATTTTGA
- a CDS encoding MFS transporter, which translates to MASTDSLTSPVSSPVDPGSISARLDRLPPTRTVWKLVVLLSLGFFFELYDLLYSGYIAPGLVKSGILSATTHGLFGTTGVASFIAALFSGLFIGTIACGFLADRFGRRAIFTWSLLWYTAANIVMAFQDTAAGLNFWRFVVGLGLGVEMVTIGTYISELVPKQIRGRAFACEQAVGFVAVPVVAFLAYLLVPHAPFGLDGWRWVVLIGAHGALFVWWIRRELPESPRWLAQQGRVDEADRIMRALEAKVEAEYGRPLPPPAPAEPVPPRGSFRDMWVPPYRSRTIMMTIFNVFQTVGFYGFANWVPTLLIKQGITITSSLMYSSVIALAAPIGPLIGLVIADRFERKSVIVAMAAAIVVCGLLFSQTTVGAFLIVLGIGLTLASNIMSYSFHAYQAELFPTSIRARAVGFVYSWSRFSAIFSSFVIAAVLKGFGTFGVFAFIAGAMVIVMAAIGLMGPRTKGIALETISR; encoded by the coding sequence ATGGCCTCAACGGACAGCCTCACATCCCCCGTTTCTTCACCCGTCGACCCCGGCTCCATCTCGGCTCGCCTCGACCGCCTGCCGCCGACCCGCACCGTCTGGAAACTCGTCGTCCTGCTGAGCCTCGGCTTCTTCTTCGAACTCTACGATCTGCTCTACAGCGGCTACATCGCGCCGGGCCTCGTGAAAAGCGGAATCCTCTCGGCGACGACGCACGGCCTGTTCGGCACCACGGGTGTCGCGAGCTTCATCGCCGCGCTGTTCTCCGGGCTGTTCATCGGCACGATCGCATGCGGTTTTCTCGCCGACCGCTTCGGCCGCCGCGCGATCTTCACGTGGTCGCTGCTGTGGTACACGGCCGCCAACATCGTGATGGCGTTCCAGGACACCGCGGCCGGGCTGAACTTCTGGCGCTTCGTCGTCGGTCTCGGCCTCGGTGTCGAGATGGTGACGATCGGCACGTACATCTCCGAGCTCGTGCCGAAGCAGATCCGCGGCCGCGCATTCGCGTGCGAGCAGGCAGTCGGGTTCGTCGCGGTGCCGGTGGTCGCGTTCCTGGCTTACCTGCTCGTGCCGCACGCGCCGTTCGGCCTCGACGGCTGGCGCTGGGTCGTGCTGATCGGCGCGCACGGCGCGCTCTTCGTCTGGTGGATTCGCCGCGAACTGCCGGAAAGCCCGCGCTGGCTCGCGCAGCAGGGCCGGGTCGACGAAGCCGACCGCATCATGCGCGCGCTCGAAGCGAAGGTCGAAGCCGAGTACGGGCGGCCGCTGCCGCCGCCCGCGCCGGCCGAGCCGGTGCCGCCGCGCGGCAGCTTCCGCGACATGTGGGTGCCGCCGTATCGCAGCCGCACGATCATGATGACGATCTTCAACGTGTTCCAGACGGTCGGCTTCTACGGTTTCGCGAACTGGGTGCCGACGCTGCTGATCAAGCAGGGCATCACGATCACGTCGAGCCTGATGTATTCGAGCGTGATCGCGCTCGCGGCGCCGATCGGGCCGCTGATCGGCCTCGTGATCGCCGACCGCTTCGAGCGCAAATCGGTGATCGTCGCGATGGCCGCGGCGATCGTCGTCTGCGGGCTGCTGTTCAGCCAGACGACGGTGGGCGCATTCCTGATCGTGCTCGGCATCGGCCTCACGCTCGCGAGCAACATCATGTCGTACAGCTTCCACGCGTATCAGGCCGAATTGTTCCCGACGTCGATCCGCGCACGGGCCGTCGGTTTCGTCTATTCGTGGAGCCGCTTCTCGGCGATCTTCTCGTCGTTCGTGATCGCGGCCGTGCTGAAGGGCTTCGGCACCTTCGGCGTGTTCGCGTTCATCGCGGGCGCGATGGTGATCGTGATGGCCGCGATCGGGCTCATGGGGCCGCGCACGAAGGGCATCGCGCTCGAAACCATCTCCCGCTGA